From the genome of Argentina anserina chromosome 4, drPotAnse1.1, whole genome shotgun sequence, one region includes:
- the LOC126792520 gene encoding uncharacterized protein LOC126792520 has translation MGGVASKSEKPSRVDLAGRAMELQNGFAKAQKDYNDSQNEMATAFKEFVHRHCSSEQHAVNDDPEREDEHIVTEEPEPRIQSSGTAKVAQRNGTKRNNNSGGNRKQKDNQRNGTEIKDAGMVAEKPEASTGFQRARNEDNQVAPEDVVVQAFKEVGESGSGIYKLLEKSGQVEIGREHKKKLVRSFTRTRSTTSRSKGLARSRSSKVSDHCGEKAEATKEDYSTLYKLYVKEQSLLRDLLTYDEIKFKFGEGFETQEAKDRAQEAFDRISKLRDEELQPLLSNLFKSLHENWKIMSECHDEQRDIMSKKSLFEPHDACCDNDHWRDTNNLLEKLHEWRNALTCYIGSQKSYVESLKKWSECGGHSVLKIEENDNGCTKLLRHWFKCFEDLHKELKEATKAMADFEKEMQKLWDQENEELICKSKVDKLNEDIRKQLVNKNKEPKQEKRDEELNESKKKNKKRRQEKKDQELNELRKKLEDQKKAYGTSQMKRKEIVKQVIQESFALLFKSLKEFTSKAAEAYVPTMEHDIEVIN, from the coding sequence ATGGGAGGTGTGGCTTCTAAATCCGAAAAACCCAGTAGGGTCGACTTGGCAGGAAGGGCTATGGAATTGCAAAATGGGTTTGCAAAGGCGCAAAAGGATTATAATGACTCGCAGAATGAGATGGCAACAGCCTTCAAAGAATTTGTGCACAGACATTGCTCTTCAGAACAGCATGCCGTGAATGATGATCCGGAGAGAGAAGACGAACATATAGTGACAGAGGAGCCGGAGCCTCGTATCCAGTCTTCAGGGACAGCGAAAGTAGCACAAAGGAATGGTACTAAGAGAAACAATAACTCAGGAGGTAATCGTAAGCAGAAAGACAACCAAAGGAATGGTACTGAGATAAAAGATGCAGGTATGGTGGCAGAGAAACCAGAAGCTAGTACTGGGTTTCAAAGAGCCAGGAATGAAGATAATCAAGTAGCTCCAGAAGATGTTGTGGTTCAGGCTTTCAAAGAGGTGGGCGAGTCTGGCAGTGGCATATACAAGTTGCTGGAGAAATCTGGTCAAGTTGAAATTGGTAGAGAACACAAGAAAAAACTCGTTCGGTCATTCACGAGGACGCGGTCTACTACAAGTAGAAGTAAGGGTTTAGCAAGGAGTCGCTCCTCAAAAGTCAGTGATCATTGCGGGGAGAAAGCTGAAGCCACAAAGGAGGATTATTCAACACTCTATAAATTATATGTTAAGGAGCAGTCTCTATTAAGAGATTTACTAACCTATGACGAGATTAAGTTTAAATTTGGAGAAGGATTTGAAACACAAGAGGCCAAAGACAGAGCTCAAGAAGCTTTCGACAGAATTAGTAAACTCAGAGATGAGGAGCTGCAACCTCTACTTAGTAATCTCTTTAAAAGCCTGCACGAAAATTGGAAGATCATGTCAGAGTGCCATGACGAGCAACGTGATATCATGTCCAAAAAATCTCTCTTTGAGCCTCATGATGCATGTTGCGATAACGATCACTGGAGGGATACCAACAATCTTCTGGAAAAACTTCATGAATGGAGAAACGCCCTTACTTGCTATATTGGCTCACAAAAGTCCTACGTTGAATCTCTCAAGAAGTGGAGTGAATGTGGTGGACACTCAGTtctcaaaatagaagaaaacgATAACGGGTGCACAAAACTGCTCCGACATTGGTTCAAGTGTTTCGAAGATCTGCATAAGGAACTAAAGGAAGCCACAAAAGCTATGGCAGACTTTGAAAAGGAAATGCAAAAGCTTTGGGACCAAGAAAACGAAGAGCTAATTTGCAAGAGCAAAGTTGATAAACTTAATGAGGATATCCGCAAACAGCTGGTGAATAAGAACAAGGAGCCGAAGCAAGAGAAAAGGGACGAGGAGTTGAATGaatcgaagaagaagaacaagaagaggagGCAAGAGAAGAAGGACCAGGAGTTGAATGAACTGCGGAAGAAACTAGAAGATCAGAAGAAGGCCTATGGAACTAGTCAGATGAAGAGAAAAGAGATTGTCAAACAGGTGATTCAGGAGAGCTTTGCATTACTTTTTAAATCGCTCAAGGAGTTTACAAGCAAAGCTGCTGAAGCGTATGTTCCAACCATGGAGCATGATATTGAAGTGATTAATTAG
- the LOC126790421 gene encoding ADP-ribosylation factor GTPase-activating protein AGD4 isoform X2 → MAAFIKLEDSPMFQKQVCNLEQTADELKDRCQKLLKGCKKFVAALGEACAGDTTFADSLEGFGGDLDDPISVAIGGPVLSKFISAFRELATYKELLCTQVEHVLVNRLMHFMTVDLQDAKDSRRHFDKAIHVYDQSREKFVSLKKNTRGDIVSELEEDLQNSKSAFEKGRFNLVNSLMNIEAKKKYEFLESISAIMDGHLRYFKLGYELLSQMEPYIHQVLTYAQQSKEQATVEQDKLHKRIQEFRTQAEIDSLRASSNLEASAVAEGHRAFGLTSYKNAEPIMQTFENGKTIKQGYLLKRSSNLRGDWKRRFFVLNSQGALFYYRIKGTKPMGSQTHHFTRSTEHNSGVFGRFRSKHKTASLGENILGCRTVDLRTSTIKMDAEDTDLRLCFRIISPLKTYTLQAENEADRMDWMNKITGAITSLLNFQLLEQPHLGNVNFESRKLHVGDIHRVASCDSLHNSQVNRVDSVSTALRGIPGNDLCAECSSSEPDWASLNLGILLCIECSGAHRNLGVHISKVRSITLDVKVWEPTIVNLFRNLGNAFCNSVWEGKLLFSNERLDGSNAMRTPISKPCPQDAIQHKEIYIQAKYVEKVMVIRDAAVPILAASIWEAVKTSNLQEVYRLIVISDMTIIDTTYDDVVGDDLYHHVDARDSEVSFPPIESTQHDPAACERIKASNDQGNCLQGCSLLHLACHSSNAMMLELLLQFGANINRRDFHGRTPLHHCICSGKNSLAKFLLGRGARPSIQDGGGQSALERAMEMGAITDEELFIRLSENE, encoded by the exons ATGGCAGCATTTATCAAGCTCGAAGATTCCCCAATGTTTCAGAAGCAG GTATGTAATCTAGAACAGACAGCTGATGAGTTGAAAGATCGATGCCAGAAACTATTGAAAGGGTGTAAGAAGTTTGT GGCGGCTCTTGGAGAAGCATGTGCTGGCGACACCACTTTTGCAGATTCATTGGAAGGATTTGGTGGTGATCTGGATGATCCTATAAGTGTTGCAATAGGAG GTCCAGTGCTATCCAAATTCATTTCTGCATTTCGAGAGCTTGCTACTTATAAAGAGCTTCTTTGCACCCAA GTAGAGCATGTGTTAGTCAATCGGTTGATGCACTTTATGACTGTTGATCTGCAAGATGCAAAG GACTCCCGGCGCCACTTTGACAAGGCAATACATGTTTATGATCAG TCACGGGAAAAGTTTGTTTCCTTGAAGAAGAATACACGTGGAGACATTGTTTCTGAACTAGAGGAG GATctacaaaattcaaaatcagcATTCGAGAAAGGCCGCTTCAACCTA GTAAATTCCCTAATGAATATTGAAGCAAAAAAGAAGTATGAATTTTTGGAATCTATTAGTGCAATCATGGATGGTCATCTAAGATACTTCAAGCTG GGATATGAGTTATTGAGCCAAATGGAGCCATATATTCACCAG GTGTTAACATATGCACAACAATCTAAAGAACAGGCAACTGTTGAACAAGATAAACTTCACAAAAGGATTCAGGAATTTAGGACACAAGCTGAGATAGATAGTTTACGAGCTTCCAGTAATCTTGAGGCATCTGCAGTGGCTGAAGGACATCGTGCCTTTGGTTTGACTTCATACAAAAACGCAGAACCAATCATGCAGACCTTTGAAAATGGCAAG ACAATCAAGCAAGGATATCTACTGAAACGATCGTCAAATCTGAGGGGAGACTGGAAGAGGCGGTTTTTCGTACTGAACAGTCAAGGGGCTTTATTTTATTACAGAATCAAGGGTACCAAACCCATG GGATCTCAAACACATCACTTTACACGCTCAACTGAGCATAACAGCGGTGTGTTTGGGAGATTCCGCTCAAAACATAAGACAGCCTCACTTGGTGAAAACATTCTGGGCTGCCGAACCGTTGATCTGCGTACCTCAACAATTAAGATGGATGCAGAAGATACAGACCTCCGACTTTGCTTCAGAATAATATCCCCGTTGAAAACGTACACATTACAG GCTGAAAATGAGGCCGATAGGATGGATTGGATGAACAAAATAACAGGAGCTATTACATCTCTGCTGAATTTTCAGCTTCTTGAACAG CCACATCTGGGAAATGTGAATTTCGAGAGTAGGAAACTGCATGTTGGTGATATTCATCGAGTAGCTAGCTGCGATAGCTTACATAACTCACAAGTCAATAGAGTTGATTCCGTTTCTACTGCTCTTAGGGGAATCCCTGGAAATGATCTTTGTGCAGAGTGCAGTAGTTCTGAGCCTGATTGGGCATCTCTGAATCTTGGGATACTGTTATGCATCGAATGTTCTGGTGCTCATCGGAATCTTGGTGTACATATTTCAAAG GTGAGATCTATAACGTTAGATGTCAAAGTTTGGGAACCAACAATTGTGAACTTATTTCGCAACTTGGGTAATGCTTTCTGTAATTCAGTGTGGGAGGGAAAGCTTCTATTCTCAAATGAAAG ATTGGATGGTTCAAATGCCATGAGGACTCCTATTTCAAAACCATGCCCCCAAGATGCAATTCAGCATAAGGAAATTTACATTCAAGCAAAG TATGTAGAGAAAGTGATGGTCATTAGAGACGCAGCCGTACCTATCCTTGCAGCAAGTATATGGGAAGCAGTAAAGACCAGTAACTTACAAGAAGTCTATCGGCTTATCGTGATATCAGATATGACTATCATTGACACCACCTATGATGATGTGGTTGGCGATGATTTGTATCACCATGTTGATGCACGAGACTCAGAAGTGAGTTTTCCCCCAATAGAGAGCACTCAACACGATCCAGCAGCATGTGAGAGAATCAAGGCTTCCAACGATCAAGGGAACTGCCTTCAAGGTTGTTCCTTATTGCATCTGGCTTGTCACTCTAGCAATGCTATGATGCTCGAATTGTTGCTGCAATTTGGTGCCAACATAAATAGGCGTGATTTCCATGGAAGGACTCCTTTACACCACTGTATCTGCAGTGGGAAAAATTCGTTGGCAAAGTTTCTACTTGGAAG AGGTGCACGCCCATCAATTCAAGATGGAGGAGGGCAAAGCGCACTGGAAAGAGCAATGGAGATGGGAGCAATTACGGATGAGGAGTTATTTATAAGGCTTTCCGAGAATGAGTGA
- the LOC126791381 gene encoding LOW QUALITY PROTEIN: DNA repair protein XRCC2 homolog (The sequence of the model RefSeq protein was modified relative to this genomic sequence to represent the inferred CDS: inserted 1 base in 1 codon), which yields MAARRWIDGDDTAAEMLSRVSSERPFLLLPPLHRVPLRVGNVVELAGPSSSAKTQILIQAAVNCILPKEWNGVHYGGLELLVIFIDLDSRFDVLRLSEMLKHRIMEPIGSVCDNEELYAACMRRFMYVRCYDSLEYLATLKTLHHRLNREKDIHNLNMQLLMIDNIGPFQWVDRGSTFFPMGSHNRKCLSLQGISETLVQEIRKLLLLHPMLIIATKEIVLDNVYGMDAAKQNNCMLEASGVRSIXSNQLLPYREFMPPIWQSFITHRILVRASDDHLPIRPDAENSLYLSEWLSPSLRFQDKFLVKDVRKSPSVL from the exons ATGGCGGCTAGACGGTGGATCGACGGAGACGATACCGCCGCCGAGATGCTCTCTCGGGTTTCATCGGAGCGGCCCTTCTTGCTCCTTCCGCCTCTCCACCGCGTTCCTCTCCGAGTCGGCAATGTGGTGGAGCTCGCCGGCCCCTCTTCTTCAGCCAAAACCCAGATCCTCATTCAG GCTGCTGTGAATTGCATTCTTCCTAAGGAGTGGAATGGTGTGCACTATGGGGGTTTGGAGCTTTTGGTGATCTTCATTGACTTGGATAGTCGTTTCGATGTTTTACGACTTTCAGAAATGTTAAAGCACAGAATTATGGAACCCATTG GGTCAGTGTGTGATAATGAGGAATTGTATGCTGCGTGCATGAGGCGCTTCATGTATGTCCGGTGCTACGACAGTCTTGAATATCTTGCCACTCTCAAG ACATTGCACCATCGGCTGAATAGGGAAAAAGACATACATAATCTTAACATGCAATTGCTTATGATTGACAA CATCGGACCTTTCCAGTGGGTAGATCGTGGGTCAACATTCTTTCCAATGGGGAGTCATAACAG GAAATGCCTCTCCCTTCAAGGTATTTCAGAAACTCTAGTTCAGGAGATTAGAAAGCTTCTGCTGCTGCATCCCATGCTCATAATAGCTACTAAAGAAATAGTTTTGGATAATGTATATGGCATGGATGCGGCCAAACA AAATAACTGTATGCTGGAAGCATCAGGAGTAAGAAGTA ATAGTAATCAACTACTTCCATACCGTGAATTTATGCCACCCATCTGGCAG TCATTCATTACCCACAGGATACTTGTACGAGCTTCAG ATGATCACCTGCCTATAAGACCTGACGCAGAAAATTCTCTTTACTTGTCGGAATGGTTATCACCTTCACTTCGCTTCCAGGACAAGTTTCTAGTGAAGGATGTAAGAAAATCCCCGTCTGTCTTGTGA
- the LOC126790422 gene encoding ATP-dependent Clp protease adapter protein CLPS2, chloroplastic-like, with product MATTAMSSFSLAKMAGFPSSSPTRRCSKILAVKEGRGIGGGMAVRARFGSSQGGAGVLERPKFDQTQFDPSTQLQEGGDIGRLKDKRGIGSGDSYRVLLIDDVRHTEKLVAKVLPQAVPSVTPDGARDLFHKSREDGVAVVVVTVKEHAEFYSQMMIRGGLRSSIEPDSNSL from the exons ATGGCCACCACAGCAATGTCGTCGTTTTCGCTGGCCAAGATGGCCGGCTTCCCTTCTTCGTCTCCAACTCGCAGGTGTTCTAAGATTCTGGCTGTAAAGGAAGGCCGGGGGATAGGTGGTGGAATGGCTGTGAGGGCCAGGTTTGGGTCTTCCCAAGGTGGAGCTGGTGTCTTGGAGCGCCCCAAGTTTGACCAAACCCAGTTTGATCCTTCCACCCAACTTCAAGAAG GAGGAGATATTGGACGATTGAAGGACAAGAGAGGTATTGGAAGTGGAGATAGTTACAGAGTTTTGCTGATTGATGATGTTCGCCATACCGAGAAATTAG TTGCAAAGGTCTTGCCCCAAGCTGttccatctgttacccctgaTGGGGCACGAGATCTGTTTCATAAGTCGAGGGAAGATGGTGTCGCTGTTGTTGTTGTCACAGTTAAG GAACATGCTGAATTTTACTCCCAAATGATGATACGCGGAGGATTACGATCATCAATTGAACCGGATTCAAATAGCTTATGA
- the LOC126790623 gene encoding uncharacterized protein LOC126790623, with product MAASSSQSLKEYLKRYESSNNEDETKKKRRKKQQKSKTEAMGVKLVDEDPVWQKPVKLEEDNNSGDEEEKPLVDEDIEVKRMRRLELLRARRPYDAVSADGSGWVTVPPKREVSEEADLSPPRKRHHSPSPEPGVAPRESDLSPPRKSRNNGNADLSPPRKSRNNGGADLSLPRRGRNNGDADLSPPRKSRNNGDADLSPPRKRRNNVDADLSPPRKKKQASPGPVKQKPKSGLISGRDISEEISKTKRAEQLRFQQMDPSETGQNAENVFRNKKTGERMSEEEKLKAEKKLDEKPKDIKLEWGKGLAQKREVEAKLEELEREKEKPFARTRDDPELDKMMKERVRWGDPMAHLVQKKYPEAVLRNLGDNEKMKESGFIIPQEIPAHSWLKRGFDAAPNRYGIRPGRHWDGVDRSTGYEKQFFKRTNEKQATQAEAYLWSVADM from the exons ATGGCGGCATCTTCTTCCCAATCGCTCAAGGAGTATTTGAAGCGATACGAGTCTAGCAACAACGAAGAcgagacgaagaagaagaggaggaagaagcagCAGAAGAGCAAGACGGAGGCGATGGGGGTTAAACTGGTGGATGAGGACCCTGTGTGGCAGAAACCGGTGAAGCTTGAGGAGGATAACAATTCAGGAGATGAGGAAGAGAAGCCTCTAGTTGATGAAGACATTGAAGTCAAGAGGATGAGGAGGCTTGAGTTGTTGAGGGCTCGGCGGCCTTACGATGCTGTATCTGCAGATGGCAGTGGTTGGGTTACAGTCCCTCCGAAACGAGAAGTCTCCGAAGAGGCTGACTTGTCACCTCCAAGGAAGAGGCATCATTCTCCCTCGCCTGAGCCTGGAGTGGCTCCGAGGGAGTCGGACCTTTCGCCGCCGAGGAAGAGTAGGAACAATGGTAATGCAGATCTTTCGCCACCAAGAAAGAGTAGGAACAATGGTGGTGCTGATCTTTCTCTACCGAGGAGGGGTAGGAACAATGGTGATGCAGATCTTTCTCCACCGAGGAAGAGTAGGAACAATGGTGATGCTGATCTTTCTCCACCGAGAAAGAGGAGGAACAATGTTGATGCTGATCTTTCTCCTCCAAGGAAAAAGAAGCAAGCATCTCCGGGTCCTGTAAAACAGAAGCCAAAAAGCGGTTTGATATCTGGCCGAGATATCAGTGAAGAGATTTCTAAAACAAAGAGAGCTGAGCAGTTGAG ATTTCAACAGATGGATCCTTCTGAAACTGGGCAAAATGCAGAAAATGTTTTTCGTAATAAGAAAACAG GTGAACGCATGTCGGAGGAGGAGAAATTGAAAGCAGAAAAGAAACTTGATGAAAAGCCTAAG GATATAAAGTTGGAATGGGGTAAGGGCTTGGCTCAAAAGCGGGAAGTTGAAGCTAAACTAGAAGAATTAGAACGTGAGAAGGAGAAGCCATTTGCACGGACTAG GGATGATCCAGAACTTGACAAAATGATGAAGGAAAGAGTAAGATGGGGTGACCCCATGGCACATTTGGTACAG AAGAAGTATCCTGAAGCAGTTCTCCGGAACCTAGGGGATAACGAGAAAATGAAGGAATCTGGATTTATCATCCCTCAGGAAATTCCTGCTCATAGCTGGTTAAAAAGAGGATTTGATGCTGCACCAAATCGGTATGGTATAAGACCAGGGAGACATTGGGATGGAGTTGATCGCAGCACTG GATATGAGAAACAATTTTTCAAACGAACAAACGAGAAACAAGCTACTCAGGCGGAGGCTTATCTCTGGTCCGTGGCAGATATGTGA
- the LOC126790421 gene encoding ADP-ribosylation factor GTPase-activating protein AGD4 isoform X1 has protein sequence MAAFIKLEDSPMFQKQVCNLEQTADELKDRCQKLLKGCKKFVAALGEACAGDTTFADSLEGFGGDLDDPISVAIGGPVLSKFISAFRELATYKELLCTQVEHVLVNRLMHFMTVDLQDAKDSRRHFDKAIHVYDQSREKFVSLKKNTRGDIVSELEEDLQNSKSAFEKGRFNLVNSLMNIEAKKKYEFLESISAIMDGHLRYFKLGYELLSQMEPYIHQVLTYAQQSKEQATVEQDKLHKRIQEFRTQAEIDSLRASSNLEASAVAEGHRAFGLTSYKNAEPIMQTFENGKPQTIKQGYLLKRSSNLRGDWKRRFFVLNSQGALFYYRIKGTKPMGSQTHHFTRSTEHNSGVFGRFRSKHKTASLGENILGCRTVDLRTSTIKMDAEDTDLRLCFRIISPLKTYTLQAENEADRMDWMNKITGAITSLLNFQLLEQPHLGNVNFESRKLHVGDIHRVASCDSLHNSQVNRVDSVSTALRGIPGNDLCAECSSSEPDWASLNLGILLCIECSGAHRNLGVHISKVRSITLDVKVWEPTIVNLFRNLGNAFCNSVWEGKLLFSNERLDGSNAMRTPISKPCPQDAIQHKEIYIQAKYVEKVMVIRDAAVPILAASIWEAVKTSNLQEVYRLIVISDMTIIDTTYDDVVGDDLYHHVDARDSEVSFPPIESTQHDPAACERIKASNDQGNCLQGCSLLHLACHSSNAMMLELLLQFGANINRRDFHGRTPLHHCICSGKNSLAKFLLGRGARPSIQDGGGQSALERAMEMGAITDEELFIRLSENE, from the exons ATGGCAGCATTTATCAAGCTCGAAGATTCCCCAATGTTTCAGAAGCAG GTATGTAATCTAGAACAGACAGCTGATGAGTTGAAAGATCGATGCCAGAAACTATTGAAAGGGTGTAAGAAGTTTGT GGCGGCTCTTGGAGAAGCATGTGCTGGCGACACCACTTTTGCAGATTCATTGGAAGGATTTGGTGGTGATCTGGATGATCCTATAAGTGTTGCAATAGGAG GTCCAGTGCTATCCAAATTCATTTCTGCATTTCGAGAGCTTGCTACTTATAAAGAGCTTCTTTGCACCCAA GTAGAGCATGTGTTAGTCAATCGGTTGATGCACTTTATGACTGTTGATCTGCAAGATGCAAAG GACTCCCGGCGCCACTTTGACAAGGCAATACATGTTTATGATCAG TCACGGGAAAAGTTTGTTTCCTTGAAGAAGAATACACGTGGAGACATTGTTTCTGAACTAGAGGAG GATctacaaaattcaaaatcagcATTCGAGAAAGGCCGCTTCAACCTA GTAAATTCCCTAATGAATATTGAAGCAAAAAAGAAGTATGAATTTTTGGAATCTATTAGTGCAATCATGGATGGTCATCTAAGATACTTCAAGCTG GGATATGAGTTATTGAGCCAAATGGAGCCATATATTCACCAG GTGTTAACATATGCACAACAATCTAAAGAACAGGCAACTGTTGAACAAGATAAACTTCACAAAAGGATTCAGGAATTTAGGACACAAGCTGAGATAGATAGTTTACGAGCTTCCAGTAATCTTGAGGCATCTGCAGTGGCTGAAGGACATCGTGCCTTTGGTTTGACTTCATACAAAAACGCAGAACCAATCATGCAGACCTTTGAAAATGGCAAG CCACAGACAATCAAGCAAGGATATCTACTGAAACGATCGTCAAATCTGAGGGGAGACTGGAAGAGGCGGTTTTTCGTACTGAACAGTCAAGGGGCTTTATTTTATTACAGAATCAAGGGTACCAAACCCATG GGATCTCAAACACATCACTTTACACGCTCAACTGAGCATAACAGCGGTGTGTTTGGGAGATTCCGCTCAAAACATAAGACAGCCTCACTTGGTGAAAACATTCTGGGCTGCCGAACCGTTGATCTGCGTACCTCAACAATTAAGATGGATGCAGAAGATACAGACCTCCGACTTTGCTTCAGAATAATATCCCCGTTGAAAACGTACACATTACAG GCTGAAAATGAGGCCGATAGGATGGATTGGATGAACAAAATAACAGGAGCTATTACATCTCTGCTGAATTTTCAGCTTCTTGAACAG CCACATCTGGGAAATGTGAATTTCGAGAGTAGGAAACTGCATGTTGGTGATATTCATCGAGTAGCTAGCTGCGATAGCTTACATAACTCACAAGTCAATAGAGTTGATTCCGTTTCTACTGCTCTTAGGGGAATCCCTGGAAATGATCTTTGTGCAGAGTGCAGTAGTTCTGAGCCTGATTGGGCATCTCTGAATCTTGGGATACTGTTATGCATCGAATGTTCTGGTGCTCATCGGAATCTTGGTGTACATATTTCAAAG GTGAGATCTATAACGTTAGATGTCAAAGTTTGGGAACCAACAATTGTGAACTTATTTCGCAACTTGGGTAATGCTTTCTGTAATTCAGTGTGGGAGGGAAAGCTTCTATTCTCAAATGAAAG ATTGGATGGTTCAAATGCCATGAGGACTCCTATTTCAAAACCATGCCCCCAAGATGCAATTCAGCATAAGGAAATTTACATTCAAGCAAAG TATGTAGAGAAAGTGATGGTCATTAGAGACGCAGCCGTACCTATCCTTGCAGCAAGTATATGGGAAGCAGTAAAGACCAGTAACTTACAAGAAGTCTATCGGCTTATCGTGATATCAGATATGACTATCATTGACACCACCTATGATGATGTGGTTGGCGATGATTTGTATCACCATGTTGATGCACGAGACTCAGAAGTGAGTTTTCCCCCAATAGAGAGCACTCAACACGATCCAGCAGCATGTGAGAGAATCAAGGCTTCCAACGATCAAGGGAACTGCCTTCAAGGTTGTTCCTTATTGCATCTGGCTTGTCACTCTAGCAATGCTATGATGCTCGAATTGTTGCTGCAATTTGGTGCCAACATAAATAGGCGTGATTTCCATGGAAGGACTCCTTTACACCACTGTATCTGCAGTGGGAAAAATTCGTTGGCAAAGTTTCTACTTGGAAG AGGTGCACGCCCATCAATTCAAGATGGAGGAGGGCAAAGCGCACTGGAAAGAGCAATGGAGATGGGAGCAATTACGGATGAGGAGTTATTTATAAGGCTTTCCGAGAATGAGTGA